A stretch of Aureispira sp. CCB-E DNA encodes these proteins:
- a CDS encoding tyrosine-type recombinase/integrase — MRHSSTTHLLERGVNLRYIQTLLGHNSIKTTEILYSYL, encoded by the coding sequence TTGAGACATAGTTCTACCACCCATTTATTGGAAAGAGGCGTCAATTTAAGATATATTCAAACCTTACTAGGACATAATTCCATTAAAACTACTGAAATTTTATACTCATATCTCTAA